In one Spirosoma rigui genomic region, the following are encoded:
- a CDS encoding serine hydrolase domain-containing protein has product MKMYVLTGLMAGFFVSATAQSPAMRTTAVRPAVAAYPVLQDAPPETVGMSLDRLQRMDAVINDYIAKGRQAGVAVLVARNGKIVYHKAYGQDDITTKTPLKRDAIFRIASQTKAVTSIGLMMLFEEGKFLLDDPIYKYIPAFKSPKVLDKFNEKDSSYTTVPAKREITIRQLLTHTSGISYPTIGTKEAVAIYAKNRIPSGIGTPTGTLAETIPRLAALPLMHNPGDRWTYGLSTDVLGYLIEILSGQPLDQYLKTRLFDPLGMTDTYFYLPGAKQARLTRVYTEDSAKMVRRLPAQGGISEDYPKEAGTYFSGGAGLSSTLLDYATFLQMVLNGGEYKGKRFLSPTTVRLITANQIGDLSLGANKFGLGFSITTERGSAQIPPSVGTFEWGGFFGTTYWADPKEKVVALIYTQKVPNSFGDLSDKFKVLVYQAILEMNPADR; this is encoded by the coding sequence ATGAAAATGTATGTACTAACCGGCCTCATGGCCGGTTTTTTTGTTTCGGCCACCGCCCAGTCGCCGGCCATGCGCACTACCGCTGTCCGTCCTGCCGTAGCTGCCTATCCCGTTCTGCAGGATGCCCCACCCGAAACCGTTGGTATGAGCCTCGACCGGCTGCAACGGATGGATGCCGTGATCAACGACTACATTGCCAAAGGCCGGCAGGCCGGCGTGGCGGTCCTGGTGGCTCGCAATGGCAAGATCGTGTACCACAAAGCCTACGGCCAGGACGATATTACCACGAAAACACCGCTGAAACGCGACGCCATTTTCCGCATTGCCTCGCAGACGAAGGCCGTTACCAGCATCGGGCTGATGATGCTCTTCGAAGAAGGCAAATTCCTGCTCGATGACCCTATTTACAAGTATATACCGGCGTTCAAGAGCCCCAAAGTGCTGGATAAATTCAACGAGAAAGACTCGTCCTATACCACCGTACCGGCCAAGCGGGAGATAACCATCCGCCAGTTACTCACGCACACCTCGGGCATCAGCTACCCCACAATCGGCACCAAAGAAGCGGTCGCTATTTACGCCAAAAACCGGATACCGAGCGGTATTGGTACGCCAACCGGCACACTCGCCGAAACGATTCCCCGGCTGGCCGCTCTGCCCCTGATGCATAATCCCGGCGACCGCTGGACTTACGGCCTGAGTACCGACGTGCTCGGGTACCTCATCGAGATCCTGTCAGGGCAGCCCCTCGATCAGTACCTCAAAACGCGCCTGTTCGACCCCCTGGGTATGACCGATACCTACTTCTATCTACCCGGCGCGAAGCAGGCCCGGCTAACCCGCGTGTATACCGAGGATTCGGCAAAAATGGTTCGGCGGTTACCGGCGCAGGGCGGCATATCGGAAGACTACCCGAAAGAGGCAGGCACTTATTTTTCGGGAGGGGCGGGCCTGTCCAGCACCCTGCTCGACTACGCGACTTTTCTGCAGATGGTCCTCAACGGAGGGGAGTACAAGGGTAAGCGTTTCCTGAGCCCAACCACCGTCCGGCTGATTACGGCCAACCAGATTGGCGATCTCAGTCTGGGTGCCAACAAATTTGGACTCGGGTTTTCCATTACAACCGAGCGGGGATCGGCCCAGATACCGCCCTCAGTGGGTACGTTTGAATGGGGAGGCTTCTTCGGTACTACCTACTGGGCCGACCCGAAAGAGAAGGTCGTAGCCCTGATTTACACCCAGAAAGTACCCAACAGCTTCGGTGATCTCAGCGACAAATTCAAGGTGCTCGTGTACCAGGCTATCCTGGAGATGAACCCGGCAGACCGGTAG
- a CDS encoding glutamate-5-semialdehyde dehydrogenase — protein MNTITPLLQATKQASAVVRRLSPALKTDLLNRLAAVLTAHTADIVAENQKDLDRMDPADPKYDRLKLTEARVTGLAQSLREVAVLPDPGGEVLIDRTIEQGLQLKKVAVPLGVVGVIYEARPNVTVDVASLCLRSGNACVLKGGKEADYSNRYLVGLIQGVLAEFDVPKAAVTLLPPDRAVVNELLTAVRYVDIIIPRGSDSLIQFVRKNSLVPTIETGAGVCHTYVEASADLAKAVDIVVNARVSRPSVCNSLDCLLVDQAIADRFLPMLTADFRKWNVEVFADETAYTIFDQAGYARLQPARPDDFGREFLDYKIAVKVVAGPDEALSHIQTYSSRHSEAILSQNQPTIDRFLGEVDAAAVYANASTRFTDGGVFGLGAEIGISTQKLHARGPFALEKLVTEKWIVIGDGQVRW, from the coding sequence ATGAATACCATTACACCCCTGCTGCAGGCTACCAAACAGGCGTCGGCCGTTGTCCGGCGGCTTAGTCCCGCCCTCAAAACCGACCTGCTGAACCGGCTCGCGGCCGTATTGACAGCCCATACCGCCGATATCGTCGCGGAGAATCAGAAAGACCTCGACCGGATGGACCCGGCCGATCCTAAGTACGACCGGCTCAAACTTACCGAAGCCCGCGTGACCGGGTTAGCCCAGAGCCTGCGCGAGGTGGCTGTCCTGCCCGACCCCGGTGGCGAAGTACTCATCGACCGAACGATTGAACAGGGTCTGCAACTGAAAAAAGTAGCGGTCCCCCTCGGCGTGGTAGGTGTCATTTACGAAGCCCGGCCCAACGTGACCGTCGATGTGGCATCGCTATGCCTGCGGTCCGGAAATGCCTGCGTGCTGAAAGGCGGCAAAGAAGCCGACTATTCGAACCGCTACCTGGTAGGGCTGATACAGGGCGTACTCGCCGAGTTCGACGTTCCGAAAGCGGCCGTAACCCTGCTCCCCCCCGACCGGGCGGTGGTCAATGAACTGCTCACGGCGGTGCGCTACGTTGATATTATCATCCCGCGCGGTTCTGACTCGCTGATCCAGTTCGTCCGCAAAAACTCCCTCGTACCTACCATCGAAACCGGGGCGGGCGTTTGCCATACGTACGTCGAAGCCTCGGCCGATCTGGCCAAAGCGGTTGACATTGTCGTGAACGCCCGGGTGTCGCGGCCGTCGGTGTGCAATTCGCTCGACTGCCTGCTCGTGGATCAGGCTATAGCCGACCGCTTTCTTCCGATGCTGACAGCCGACTTCCGGAAGTGGAACGTCGAGGTGTTTGCCGACGAGACAGCGTACACCATTTTCGACCAGGCTGGTTACGCGCGTCTGCAGCCAGCCAGGCCAGACGATTTTGGCCGCGAATTTCTGGATTACAAGATCGCCGTCAAGGTGGTAGCCGGACCGGACGAAGCCCTCTCCCACATCCAGACCTACTCATCACGCCATTCCGAAGCGATCCTGTCGCAGAACCAGCCCACCATCGACCGGTTCCTGGGCGAGGTCGATGCGGCCGCTGTGTATGCCAATGCATCGACGCGCTTCACCGACGGAGGGGTATTTGGCCTGGGTGCCGAGATTGGCATTTCGACCCAGAAACTACACGCCCGCGGTCCGTTTGCGCTGGAGAAACTGGTGACCGAAAAATGGATCGTTATCGGCGACGGGCAGGTGCGCTGGTAG